From the genome of Dryobates pubescens isolate bDryPub1 chromosome 9, bDryPub1.pri, whole genome shotgun sequence, one region includes:
- the SLC9A3 gene encoding sodium/hydrogen exchanger 3, with protein sequence MRQVSGVVFLLGLMALPAALGQRSSGSSKNSSQPQSFAIVSFKWDHVKDPYVITLWILVASLAKIVFHLSHKVTRVVPESALLIVLGLVLGGIVWAADHIASFALTPTVFFFYLLPPIVLDAGYFMPNRLFFGNLGSILLYAVIGTIWNAATTGLSLYGVYQTGIMGHLDTGLLDFLLFGSLIAAVDPVAVLAVFEEVHVNEVLFIIVFGESLLNDAVTVVLYNVFETFVTIGPENVTGIECVKGVVSFFVVSLGGTLVGIFFAFLLSLVSRFTKHVRIIEPGFVFIISYMSYLTAEMLSLSAILAITFCGICCQKYVKANISEQSSTTVRYTMKMLASGAETIIFMFLGISAVNPDIWTWNTAFILLTLLFISVYRVIGVVLQTWILNHYRMVQLEIIDQVVMSYGGLRGAVAFALVVLLDMEKVKEKNLFVSTTIIVVFFTVIFQGLTIKPLVQWLKVKKTEHREPKLNEKLHGRAFDHILSAIEDISGQIGHNYLRDKWSNFDRRFLSKVLMRRSAQKSRDQILNIFHELNLKDAISYVAEGERRGSLAFIRSPSTDNMVNVDFSTPRPSTVESSVSYLLREKAGPVCLDMQALEQRRKSIRDTEDTIAHHTLQQYLYKPRQEHKHLYSRHEIMHSEDDKQDKEIFHRTMRKRLESFKSTKLGINHPKKLNKIHKRDRGQKRRNSSAIPNGKIPSENPVQDFPLKEKDLEFSESEENNDYETLHLGKGVDFLANVTKQNFTDTPTGIDNPVFSADDDDQSIYMKFSPWLSSEDTVVPSQRARVQIPYSPTNFRRLTPFRLSNKSVDSFLLADGPEDRPRSFLPESTHM encoded by the exons TTTTCCACTTGTCCCACAAAGTCACTCGAGTGGTTCCAGAGAGTGCTCTCCTGATTGTTCTAGGTCTCGTCCTTGGTGGCATTGTATGGGCAGCAGATCACATTGCCTCCTTTGCCCTTACACCAACTGTATTCTTTTTCTATCTGCTGCCCCCCATTGTTTTGGATGCTGGATATTTTATGCCAAATAGATTGTTCTTTGGAAATCTTGGTTCCATCCTTTTGTATGCCGTCATTGGGACAATCTGGAATGCCGCCACAACTGGTTTGTCTCTCTACGGTGTCTATCAGACAGGAATAATGG GCCACCTGGATACTGGACTTCTGGACTTCCTCCTATTTGGCAGCTTAATTGCTGCTGTGGATCCTGTAGCTGTTCTGGCAGTGTTTGAAGAAGTCCATGTCAACGAAGTTCTATTCATCATTGTTTTTGGAGAATCACTTCTGAATGATGCGGTAACTGTG GTGCTGTACAATGTGTTTGAAACTTTTGTTACAATAGGTCCAGAGAATGTGACTGGGATTGAATGTGTCAAAGGAGTCG tgtcATTCTTTGTGGTGAGCCTGGGTGGGACACTGGTTGGTATATTCTTTGCATTCCTGCTTTCGTTGGTCAGTCGTTTCACCAAGCACGTGAGAATCATTGAACCTGGATTTGTGTTTATAATTTCCTACATGTCCTACCTCACAGCAGAAATGCTTTCTCTTTCCGCTATCCTCGC gatAACATTCTGTGGCATCTGCTGTCAGAAGTATGTAAAGGCTAACATCTCTGAACAATCTTCTACAACTGTCAGATATACCATGAAAATGTTGGCCAGTGGAGCAGAAACTATTATCTTCATGTTTCTGGGAATTTCAGCTGTAAATCCAGACATCTGGACTTGGAATACAGCTTTTATTCTGTTGACTCTGCTCTTCATCTCAGTATACAGAGTTATTG GTGTAGTTTTACAGACATGGATTCTTAACCACTACAGAATGGTCCAGTTAGAGATAATAGACCAGGTGGTGATGTCGTATGGCGGACTACGTGGCGCAGTTGCTTTTGCTCTGGTTGTACTTCTGGATATGGAaaaagtgaaagagaaaaacCTGTTTGTCAGCACAACTATCATTGTTGTGTTTTTTACGGTTATTTTCCAG GGACTGACTATCAAACCTTTGGTACAGTGGTTGAAAGTGAAGAAAACTGAACACAGAGAGCCAAAACTGAATGAGAAACTTCATGGCAGA GCCTTTGATCATATTCTTTCTGCAATAGAAGATATTTCTGGACAAATAGGACATAACTATCTGAGAGACAA GTGGTCCAATTTTGATAGGAGATTCCTCAGTAAAGTACTGATGAGAAGGTCTGCTCAAAAATCAAGAGACCAGATCCTTAACATTTTCCATGAACTCAACTTGAAGGATGCAATCAGCTATGTGGCTGAG GGAGAACGTAGAGGTTCCTTGGCATTTATACGTTCCCCAAGTACAGACAACATGGTCAATGTGGATTTCAGCACCCCACGCCCAAGTACTGTGGAAAGCTCTGTCTCTTATTTACT GAGAGAAAAAGCTGGACCAGTTTGCCTTGACATGCAAGCTttagagcagaggaggaaaagtATTCGGGACACAGAAGATACAATAGCTCATCACACCCTACAACAGTACCTGTATAAacccaggcaggag cacAAACACCTGTACAGTCGACATGAGATCATGCATAGTGAAGATGACAAACAAGACAAAGAAATTTTCCATAGGACAATGAGGAAGCGCTTAGAATCTTTCAAGAGTACCAAACTAGGAATAAACCATCCCAAGAAGCTCAATAAAATCCACAAGCGAGACCGGGGCCAAAAAAGG cgAAATAGTAGTGCAATACCAAATGGGAAAATACCTTCAGAAAATCCAGTACAAGATTTTCCTTTGAaggaaaaag atttGGAGTTTTCTGAAtcagaagaaaataatgatTATGAAACTTTACATCTTGGCAAAGGAGTTGATTTCCTGGCTAATGTTACGAAGCAAAACTTCACAGATACTCCTACTG GAATTGATAACCCAGTATTTTCAGCTGATGATGATGACCAAAGCATCTACATGAAGTTCTCACCATGGTTATCTAGTGAAGATACTGTGGTACCATCACAAAGGGCCCGAGTGCAGATCCCATATTCTCCAACCAACTTCAGACGACTCACTCCATTCCGGCTCAGCAATAAATCAGTAGATTCCTTCCTGCTAGCAGATGGCCCAGAGGACCGACCCAGATCTTTTCTCCCGGAATCAACACATATGTAA